Proteins from one Telopea speciosissima isolate NSW1024214 ecotype Mountain lineage chromosome 1, Tspe_v1, whole genome shotgun sequence genomic window:
- the LOC122646882 gene encoding mitoferrin-like — translation MTQNPAELQNPVDLATGNSSDHLHIISSDVDLTTIATAVEAPHDGLRFWQFMMAGSIAGMVEHMAMFPVDTLKTRMQMLGASSAPASSSPFPTQTYHHPRFGRFLASIIRTEGPLGLYRGIGAMGLGAGPAHAVYFSVYEVCKEKFGGNRSGHHPLVHAASGVVATTASDAVLTPMDVVKQRLQLRSSPYSGVKDCVVRMLREEGLRAFYASYRTTIVMNAPFTAVHFATYEAVKKVLNEVSPENAREERLLVHITAGGAAGALAGAVTTPLDVVKTRLQCQGVGGADTFGSSSIRMALKQIVSKEGPQALLQGLKPRILFHAPAAAICWSTYEAMKSFLAPFPDSRFHPKT, via the exons ATGACTCAAAACCCAGCCGAGCTCCAAAACCCCGTCGACCTCGCTACTGGCAACAGTTCCGATCACCTTCACATCATCTCCTCCGACGTCGACTTAACCACCATCGCCACTGCGGTCGAGGCCCCCCATGACGGCCTGCGGTTCTGGCAATTCATGATGGCGGGTTCCATTGCGGGCATGGTCGAACACATGGCAATGTTCCCTGTCGACACCCTCAAGACCCGTATGCAGATGCTTGGCGCCTCTTCTGCCCCTGCTTCATCTTCGCCCTTTCCGACTCAGACTTATCATCATCCCCGCTTCGGCCGTTTCCTCGCCTCAATTATACGTACCGAGGGCCCATTAGGTCTCTACCGTGGCATCGGCGCTATGGGTCTCGGTGCTGGCCCTGCCCATGCGGTCTACTTCTCCGTCTACGAAGTCTGCAAGGAAAAGTTTGGCGGCAACCGTTCAGGTCACCACCCTCTAGTCCACGCGGCTTCTGGTGTTGTTGCCACCACTGCTAGTGATGCCGTTCTCACCCCTATGGATGTTGTGAAGCAGAGGTTGCAGTTGCGGAGCAGCCCTTATAGTGGAGTAAAGGATTGTGTGGTGAGGATGCTTAGGGAGGAAGGGTTGAGGGCTTTCTATGCTTCTTACCGCACAACCATCGTGATGAATGCTCCTTTTACGGCCGTGCACTTCGCTACTTATGAGGCCGTCAAGAAGGTTTTGAATGAGGTATCTCCAGAGAATGCGAGAGAGGAACGGCTTCTCGTTCATATCACTGCCGGTGGAGCTGCGGGTGCCCTGGCTGGTGCGGTTACGACCCCCTTGGATGTTGTCAAAACAAGACTGCAATGCCAG GGGGTAGGTGGAGCAGACACTTTTGGTAGTAGTTCTATTCGCATGGCTCTCAAGCAGATAGTGTCCAAGGAGGGTCCCCAAGCTTTGCTGCAAGGTCTGAAGCCAAGGATATTGTTCCATGCCCCAGCAGCTGCAATATGCTGGTCCACGTATGAAGCCATGAAAAGTTTCCTTGCACCCTTCCCAGACAGCCGATTCCACCCGAAAACCTGA
- the LOC122646891 gene encoding protein LURP-one-related 8-like isoform X1 codes for MILLSRCGSAAAVRVGDGGSVEKEEKKQKMNDAISCTSLTVWRKSLLFTCDGFTVIDSTGNLIYRVDNYRGDRTDNIILMDAYGKPLFTLRRKKRRFVDKWLIFEGEAEDGKEMSSKKPMYWVRKHVNLKLQRNNHQNHQDVVVAQVFDTTPPPEKEKEKGNPIFVIQGSYERRSCQVVDGLSRTEVVAEIKRKDASIKGISFGLDVFLLIVRSGLDPAFAMSLVLLLDQMFT; via the exons atgattcttcTTTCAAGGTGTGGTTCAGCAGCAGCGGTGCGTGTAGGAGATGGTGGAAGtgtagagaaagaagagaagaaacagaagatgAACGATGCGATTAGTTGTACATCACTAACAGTGTGGAGGAAATCACTATTATTCACCTGTGATGGTTTTACGGTGATTGATTCTACCGGAAATCTCATCTATCGAGTCGATAATTACAGAGGTGACCGGACCGACAATATCATCCTCATGGATGCGTATGGAAAACCCCTCTTTACCCTTCGTCGAAAG AAGAGGAGGTTTGTAGATAAGTGGTTAATATTCGAAGGAGAAGCAGAGGATGGGAAGGAGATGAGTAGTAAGAAACCGATGTATTGGGTGAGGAAACATGTAAATCTGAAGTTACAGAGAAATAACCACCAAAATCATCAAGATGTGGTGGTGGCACAAGTGTTTGATACAACTCCTCCtccagagaaagaaaaagagaaaggtaATCCAATATTTGTGATACAAGGGTCTTACGAGAGAAGGTCATGTCAAGTGGTAGATGGGTTATCAAGAACAGAGGTTGTTGCAGAGATCAAGAGGAAGGATGCGAGCATCAAAGGCATTTCTTTTGGACTTGACGTTTTTCTTTTGATCGTTCGGTCAGGTCTTGATCCTGCGTTTGCAATGTCTTTGGTTTTACTTCTTGATCAAATGTTCACCTAA
- the LOC122646891 gene encoding protein LURP-one-related 8-like isoform X2, producing MILLSRCGSAAAVRVGDGGSVEKEEKKQKMNDAISCTSLTVWRKSLLFTCDGFTVIDSTGNLIYRVDNYRGDRTDNIILMDAYGKPLFTLRRKKRRFVDNWLVFEGEAEDGKEMSKKPIYWVRKHVNLLLQRNQHHQDVVVAQVFDTPPPDKGNPIFVIQGSYERRSCQVVDGLSRTEVVAEIKRKAASIRGISFGHDVFLLIVRSALLDPAFAMSLVLLLDQMFT from the exons atgattcttcTTTCAAGGTGTGGTTCAGCAGCAGCGGTGCGTGTAGGAGATGGTGGAAGtgtagagaaagaagagaagaaacagaagatgAACGATGCGATTAGTTGTACATCACTAACAGTGTGGAGGAAATCACTATTATTCACCTGTGATGGTTTTACGGTGATTGATTCTACCGGAAATCTCATCTATCGAGTCGATAATTACAGAGGTGACCGGACCGACAATATCATCCTCATGGATGCGTATGGAAAACCCCTCTTTACCCTTCGTCGAAAG AAGAGGAGGTTTGTAGATAACTGGTTAGTATTCGAAGGAGAAGCAGAGGATGGGAAGGAGATGAGTAAGAAACCGATCTATTGGGTGAGGAAACATGTAAATCTGCTGTTACAGAGAAACCAACATCATCAAGATGTGGTGGTGGCACAAGTGTTTGATACTCCTCCTCCAGACAAAGGAAATCCAATATTTGTGATCCAAGGCTCTTACGAGAGGAGGTCATGCCAAGTGGTAGATGGGTTATCAAGAACAGAAGTAGTTGCAGAGATCAAGAGGAAGGCTGCCAGCATCAGAGGCATTTCTTTTGGGCATGACGTTTTCCTTTTGATCGTTCGATCTGCTCTCCTCGATCCTGCCTTTGCAATGTCTTTGGTTTTACTTCTCGATCAAATGTtcacttaa
- the LOC122646891 gene encoding protein LURP-one-related 8-like isoform X3: MSLTVWRKSLLFNCNGFTVFDSAGNLIYRVDNYRGDRNDDIVLMDASGKSLFTLRRKKRRFVDNWLVFEGEAEDGKEMSKKPIYWVRKHVNLLLQRNQHHQDVVVAQVFDTPPPDKGNPIFVIQGSYERRSCQVVDGLSRTEVVAEIKRKAASIRGISFGHDVFLLIVRSALLDPAFAMSLVLLLDQMFT, from the exons ATGTCACTAACAGTGTGGAGGAAATCACTGTTATTCAACTGTAATGGATTTACGGTGTTTGATTCCGCCGGAAATCTCATTTATCGAGTCGATAACTACAGGGGTGATCGGAACGACGATATCGTCCTTATGGATGCGTCTGGGAAATCCCTCTTCACCCTTCGTCGAAAG AAGAGGAGGTTTGTAGATAACTGGTTAGTATTCGAAGGAGAAGCAGAGGATGGGAAGGAGATGAGTAAGAAACCGATCTATTGGGTGAGGAAACATGTAAATCTGCTGTTACAGAGAAACCAACATCATCAAGATGTGGTGGTGGCACAAGTGTTTGATACTCCTCCTCCAGACAAAGGAAATCCAATATTTGTGATCCAAGGCTCTTACGAGAGGAGGTCATGCCAAGTGGTAGATGGGTTATCAAGAACAGAAGTAGTTGCAGAGATCAAGAGGAAGGCTGCCAGCATCAGAGGCATTTCTTTTGGGCATGACGTTTTCCTTTTGATCGTTCGATCTGCTCTCCTCGATCCTGCCTTTGCAATGTCTTTGGTTTTACTTCTCGATCAAATGTtcacttaa